ACTTCAAATGGAAATTTCCCGTGGAAAAGGTGTGAATTTTTGGGACATCAAACGAAAGTTCCGACCGAGTCCATTCAAACTTAGCGAATAAAAGATACAATGTTTTAAAGTATGAATTTTAGAAAGGATCAAGAACGTCCCTTAAAGGTAGGAGGTACGGAGAATTCAGAAACCCGACGCACCGAGGTTTTAAAGGCGCAGAAACTGTCTCCATCTGTTCCGCGTGGTTTCCCAACGAGAGACATCCGGCAGTTAAAATACAAATCAACAAAGGCAAAATATTTGACAGCATCTAAATAAGTTATTATACCTTAAACTGTAGCTACTGGCTAAATTCATTGTACCTTTAAGTGAAAAGTCGTAACCTGCCGGGACTACCAGTAACCAAAATAAACACAGCTTGCTGAGCACGACACAAATGGTTCAGTGAGCGTCACACGAGACCAACTTTCCCGGGAAAGCTCATCTGACAATCCCGTCACGCTTTGCGTGAGTTGAGACGGACACGTCAAAGAAGGGAGCCCGAGGATTTGAGttctcccccacccccccacccccccctctactttattaaaattttgaacaCATGAATACAAATCGTTCGATTAGGTTTGACTGACTTTCAATCTCGACTGACATAGTTTGTATCTTATCATAAAGTTAGACATGTCTATTTGACCACTTTCGTCAGGGAGCCCATCATGACTTAAACAATGAAGGTTGTTTAGACACGAGACTTCTATTATATGTTTCGATTTGCTTTTTAATGAcgtgacaaaaagaaaaaacatgtttgGAGGGCTCAGTTAACTTTGTTCTCTATATTAAATTCTTGCCGGTTCGATTTCCCCGTTCTCTCGATTCCTTTGTTAGTCAAGTTAACTTGCTGAAGAACTTCATCAGGGTCTCCAGGTTCCTCTCGTGTAACTGGTTATCGAGCTTGCATGACTTGTCGCATGAggattttcctaattttctgGGCTTAATTTATGCCCGTTCAAGCCTCGTCACAGCTTTGATAACATTATTTTTCCTTGctaatttaaatatttcagtATTATTAACCTGTTTCATACCcagggattttttttgttctgtgtGTCAGTAGTCTGGGGGTTTTCGATTTTAGCATTTTGAAAAGTATGAATGCAGAATATTTGGAAACTGAAACACAGCGTCAATGACTAAAAATAGACAGCTGAAACCAGATATGCCTACACATGAAAGATTATAATGATAACGCAATAgtatttttggcttttttgtaaactttttttatttaccaaGGAGCGAGGGCTTACAGACACTCATGAATGCTAGGGCAAACATCTCCAAATTTTTGTATGAGGGTGTTATATTAATAGTGACTCATGACACGTTTTATCTCTTCGACGTCGATTTTTCTTGTATAGTGATGACGCCATCTGCAAAAGCTGATACGTCCGCATCTTAAGGAATGATATCCACTTATAAGTAGAGGCGTTTGACTCGTTCTAAACTCAGCTATCTCGAAGGAAACCTGACAAAGACCACATAACAAAAAACAACCCAGTCTAACCCGTTGTGGTAAGTAGGTCCTGTGATTACATATGTTTATTATAAAAACGCCGTTTGTGACTAATCGACTTTTCCAGCTAAAAGCGAAGTTTTCTGTAGATTCCGTGTAATTTCGGCCACATTAATGGACACATATGGAGAATACACATGTCTTAGAGCAACACTTTTTGattctttgtctttcaaaaGAGTTCCAGCGCACCCGCCTAATAATTTTTCCCCGATAAAAGTTCGCTTCCAAAAAACATATTACATACgtagaaaatgaataaaactgaCTAACTAACTCTAGGGactattttaaacattttattccttttgcACATTCGTTTGAAAACATAGCTGTCAGCTGTCTGGCTCTCCATCGAAGCATTCGTAGGTGGTCTCGAAAACTTAgaacaaatttttatctttaaaatcgCCTCCTTCTTCCCCTTACGAATAAGGAATGCCTCATCAGTTAGTTAGTTGATTGATCATCCGCTTTCATGCAAATAAGACACAACCTATGTACAGAAATCAACTCGACTTTGCTCCGCAGAAGGGCTATCGCTCGAGTACTgaagctttttcaaaatttcctaaaCAGCGCTTTATCGACATTTATCAACGTCTAAATGATCATCATCTAGATGACTCTTTTTCTGGTAGTTTTCAGTCAACAGTGCGAAACAATTTACTTTTCAGCAGTCacatcacaaaacaaaaaacaagccTTTAGCCAGTTGGAAAAAGTAAAGATGGCCGAGCAGCACTCGGTATGTTCtgtgtttgttatttttgttgttgttgttttttaaattaacgAACGCGTTTGTAAGTTTTCCCGTGACAAGTGACACTAGGTAAACGAAATATTCTCCAGTACCCGTCGATTTCATTATATTTACAGTTCATTTCTGTATTATAGTCATCAAGGACTATGACCAGTCCATTCTTACGgataaatttaaagattttttttttaaaatgattttccacagaatttctcccaagGCTTCGATGAAACATCGAAAATATGGATTGAACCATTCTCTACTCTAATCAATAGTATGTTTCCAGTAGAATACATCTATGCAGATTGGTTTGGATGGCAAGCATACAATCAAGCACAGCGGGCAGATTCAGAATCTCTCATAAGTTTATCTAAGCAAACTTTAGTAGCTGGAAGTCTAACAGAAGGCTATTGCATTCCCCAGTTCTTTCTCCGAAAAAATGGCATTGACCATGgtaaagcctttgatttggatgATGTGGAAGAACATTGGCGGTGTGATTTAGGCTTGATGACAACAAATGAATCCTTTGTCGAAATCGATGAAAAGACACGCATACCGATATTCACTGTTGAACATCTAGAAGATGACCCAAAGTTTGTCAAGCTTCGGTTGACAAAAGAGTGGAAAGAACATCGTCCACGTTATAAGAATGTTTCCTACCTTCATCAGTCATACTTGCTTCCTTCAGCAGATCATCCAATGCACGGCACAGAGTCGACTTCTTTTCATGGCAAGAAGAGCAAGTGGTCATACACGCTTCATGGTCCTGTGCGTAAACTTAAGTCCATTGGATTTACCAGTTTCGAAAGAGATAAAACTGATGTGTTCAGGTATCCAACCGCATGGCCCGGACCTGCCATGGAATGGTTGATTCGACCACGCCCAAGTGGTTGGCCCTCGGTCGACCTTATACAAGAAATATTTGACTCCGGTTGTTATTTGGCTCCTTGTGGCAGAGGGAGGCGCATTCACGAGCCTGTGGAAATGCTTAAGTATTTCCAAAACCCGGAGCTTTCTGATGGTGGGTCTACTGCACAAGCTTCGTGGTCCGTAACTAAACATGACATAAAGATCATGGACAACACAGAATGGAAAACATCCTTCTCAGTAGCCGAAAATAAGCTCGGTGCGAGTGTATCGCCCGTTCAGCGACATGTAATTGTTCTGttaaaaatgatcaagaaattttactttccaaaGGTGGTATCCACGTATTGCCTGAAAACTATCATGTTCTGGGAATGCCAGAATAGACCGAGGGagttttggaaagaaaataactcTGCTAAATGCATTCTGGTTATGTTGGATCGCCTCCAAGAGTGCTTAGAGGCTAATTCTTTGCCACACTTCTTCATTCCACGGAGCAACCTTTTGCAGTATGAAGATCCTACCAAACTTAAAGAAGCTGCTGCCATTGTGTCCGATGTAAAacgaaacattttttcaaagacaacgaGTTTATTGAAAAGGCTCCAGTCACTGAGTTATATGTCACACATATACCTTAGAGGTGTCGGTGCCCAACTCGATAACCATCTGCTAAAAATGCAAGACAAGAATCTCTCAGAAAAAGATCACAGAGAAATGCTCGTATCTCTCCTTGCCCTTTTTGTTCGGAAATGCAAGGAAGTGATTAAGAGCTTAATTCAAGCAGATCCTGTCTGTGAGGGTcaaaatatggaaaaagaaTTGAATATTTGTTTACAAGTTTATCAATCGATACTTGCACGGAATTTGTACAAGCTGTGGTTTACCAGGAGCAGAGATAATACCAGGAATGACGAACAGGAGAAAGTGAATGACTTCACGTCATTCGTTAAGGAAGAGGTTAAGGATCTTTCTTTGCGTGAAGACTTCGTTGCACTTTCCCTTCATTTCTTCCGAGGAGTGAGAAATGAAGGAGAAACATCTATAGCGATTCCATCTTCACGAACGATGAAACACGTTAAAGAGGAGCAAATGAAAATCGCTGTACGGAGTACTGAATTTTCCTTTGCATTTATCAAAGGAACGTTTGCGGACTTGTTGAAGGTCTCTGAGTTGAAGACAGTTGTAGAAAGAGTGTTTAGGAATCTGAGAGAAACGCACACAGATGGCACACTTATCACCAAAGAAATAGACAAGTTGCTGAACCAGGAAATTGCGGCTCTTTGCAAAACAAAGATGGAAGGAAAGTGTGTCTGAATTATTATCGAAATAATTGACAAAAATCTAGCTTAAACTGATCTCTGGAgtggaaaatattgttttaaaaagagagaaaattgctttaaaaactTTCAGTGTATCACAATTATCCATGGCCATGAACCGTAAGTTTTGTCCACCAACTGTCGACTATTAGAAATGTTTATATAAAACAACGTTTACAACTACTCGAACTTTGTTTCAGTGCCTGCtatttttgtggttgttttaaGTGTGTGTATGCTTGTTCTTTCCTATTTaacctaaaatattttgtacCTAAATCACGTCACATTTGTTAATTATGAGAAGCCTGTAGGTCGTACAAGCCTCTTGGTTTCTCGCCACctattaaattttcatatatattatattatattgtATCATATTATATTAATGCATATGTAATTCCTTTAATTTCTACTGAtgtattataattatataattgcAAAATAACTTAGACAAATATacgatgaaaataaacatttgtaAATGTATGTAAAAGTATCATTAATACTTATATTAATGTATTAATTATATTAAGTATCATTAATACTTATAAAGGATCAAATAAAAGAGTGCAAGATGAGTGGATACCTTAAATAAGTCTACCTTCTAACCAGTATCAAGCTATTTTCTCTGTTCAAGGACGTAAATATGTGTCGTGGCATTATTGGCAATGACAGGGTATGTGGCAGATGCAGCCATTGGTAGACAAATTGCAGTAGGCTTTCTGCTTGATTGTGTTTAAGTTTCCGAAATGTCACTCTTTCAAACTGATTTATCAACAGCCTTGAAAGCTGAAAGAATTTAGTGAAATGGAGGTTTAGATGCACTTTTCATACTAATTAGTTATGCAGGCGTTACAAACTTGAAATGGACAGTGAAGCAGTTACTGGTGAGCAAGAGCGCGCTTTTTCTAGAAACATCGTGAGCTGACGATGTTTCAATCAAGCAATAATAAATTCATGAAATCGATAGACGTTTTCAAATCTCTTACAGGCTTGGTGAcatcacaagaaaaaataaagaagggTTTCCTTGTTAAGGAATTCTCGACTAGAAATTAAAATGGTACCTTAAAGCGAATGAGGGGTAAAAGGAGAAACTTTCAATCAGATTTGTTGAAAAGTTAAATGTTGAAACTTTTTCTCTAATCATGCAACTCGGCAGCTGCTACACAAAATTAACATACTAAACAAAATCAATATGCACTTTTCATATTAGTCAACTAAATTGGAAAGATGTTTCGCTGGCCTGAATTAAAACTCATTGCCATAGTTGTTTATTTCAGATGTTAACgtttttttaaagacaatttaACTAAACCTACATTAAGCTAAGCTAAAAAGCAAGTACAAAAGGTAAAGAGTGAAAACAATCTACCCTAGTCTCTGGAAAAATCTCTTACTGACACCCTCTCATTAGAAGTAGAAGCCAATCAAGCACTGTTGACCTGCACTAAAATCTGAGCACAAAAGgtgagttgttttttttctcagggtGGATTGAAAACACTCAGAACAAAGTTTTAACTATCAACACCACTTGAAATCcattttaaatgcaaaaaa
This region of Pocillopora verrucosa isolate sample1 chromosome 3, ASM3666991v2, whole genome shotgun sequence genomic DNA includes:
- the LOC131794188 gene encoding uncharacterized protein — protein: MAEQHSNFSQGFDETSKIWIEPFSTLINSMFPVEYIYADWFGWQAYNQAQRADSESLISLSKQTLVAGSLTEGYCIPQFFLRKNGIDHGKAFDLDDVEEHWRCDLGLMTTNESFVEIDEKTRIPIFTVEHLEDDPKFVKLRLTKEWKEHRPRYKNVSYLHQSYLLPSADHPMHGTESTSFHGKKSKWSYTLHGPVRKLKSIGFTSFERDKTDVFRYPTAWPGPAMEWLIRPRPSGWPSVDLIQEIFDSGCYLAPCGRGRRIHEPVEMLKYFQNPELSDGGSTAQASWSVTKHDIKIMDNTEWKTSFSVAENKLGASVSPVQRHVIVLLKMIKKFYFPKVVSTYCLKTIMFWECQNRPREFWKENNSAKCILVMLDRLQECLEANSLPHFFIPRSNLLQYEDPTKLKEAAAIVSDVKRNIFSKTTSLLKRLQSLSYMSHIYLRGVGAQLDNHLLKMQDKNLSEKDHREMLVSLLALFVRKCKEVIKSLIQADPVCEGQNMEKELNICLQVYQSILARNLYKLWFTRSRDNTRNDEQEKVNDFTSFVKEEVKDLSLREDFVALSLHFFRGVRNEGETSIAIPSSRTMKHVKEEQMKIAVRSTEFSFAFIKGTFADLLKVSELKTVVERVFRNLRETHTDGTLITKEIDKLLNQEIAALCKTKMEGKCV